Proteins found in one Nocardia brasiliensis ATCC 700358 genomic segment:
- a CDS encoding F0F1 ATP synthase subunit gamma, producing MASLRELRSRIRGVNSIKKITKAQELIATSRISKAQARVAAAKPYAEEITKVLGELASASQNLTHPLLTERADPRRAAVLVITSDSGMAGGYNSNVLKRAEELMHTLRGEGKEPVIYVMGNKGLTYYTFRNRTPVASWTGFSQQPKYTDASAACNHLVEAFMAGSDGTVPAPNGTGDIAGVDELHIVYTRFVSMLTQTPEVRRLAPIQVSYVDENFDMGEDFVSDSPTADVHAQYEFEPDASVLLAALLPKYINTRIYSSLLEAAASESAARRTAMKAATDNANELATDLSRQANSVRQAQITQEISEIVGGVNALAASSDRD from the coding sequence ATGGCAAGCTTGCGTGAATTGCGCTCCCGCATTCGTGGTGTGAATTCGATCAAGAAGATCACCAAGGCCCAGGAGCTGATCGCGACCTCGCGAATCTCCAAGGCGCAGGCCAGGGTCGCGGCCGCGAAGCCCTATGCCGAGGAGATCACCAAGGTCCTCGGCGAGCTGGCGAGCGCGTCGCAGAACCTGACCCACCCGCTGCTGACCGAGCGGGCCGACCCGCGCCGGGCCGCCGTGCTGGTGATCACCAGTGACAGCGGCATGGCCGGTGGCTACAACTCCAACGTGCTCAAGCGCGCCGAGGAGTTGATGCACACGCTGCGGGGCGAGGGCAAGGAACCGGTGATCTACGTGATGGGCAACAAGGGCCTCACGTACTACACCTTCCGCAACCGCACGCCGGTCGCGTCGTGGACCGGGTTCTCGCAGCAGCCGAAGTACACCGATGCTTCGGCCGCCTGCAACCACCTGGTCGAGGCCTTCATGGCCGGCTCCGACGGCACGGTTCCCGCGCCGAACGGGACCGGCGATATCGCGGGCGTCGATGAGCTCCACATCGTGTACACGCGGTTCGTGTCGATGCTGACGCAGACCCCGGAGGTGCGCCGCCTGGCGCCGATCCAGGTGAGCTACGTCGATGAGAACTTCGACATGGGTGAGGATTTCGTGTCCGATTCGCCGACGGCGGACGTGCACGCGCAGTACGAATTCGAGCCCGATGCGAGTGTGCTGCTGGCGGCCCTGCTGCCGAAGTACATCAACACGCGTATCTACTCATCGTTGCTCGAGGCAGCGGCATCCGAGTCCGCGGCTCGGCGCACCGCAATGAAGGCAGCCACCGACAACGCCAACGAACTGGCCACTGATCTTTCCCGGCAGGCGAACTCGGTGCGGCAGGCCCAGATCACCCAGGAAATCAGTGAAATCGTGGGCGGCGTGAACGCGCTGGCTGCGAGCTCGGACCGCGACTAG
- the atpD gene encoding F0F1 ATP synthase subunit beta, with protein MTAAVTQDNTSRTGANTGRVVRVIGPVVDVEFPRGSIPDLFNALHAEITLTSVAKTLTLEVAQHLGDGIVRCISMQPTDGLVRSAPVTDTGKPISVPVGDVVKGHVFNALGDCLDTPGLGRDGEQWGIHRKPPSFDQLEGKTEILETGIKVIDLLTPYVKGGKIGLFGGAGVGKTVLIQEMITRIAREFSGTSVFAGVGERTREGTDLRLEMEEMGVLPDTALVFGQMDEPPGTRMRVALSALTMAEYFRDVQHQDVLLFIDNIFRFTQAGSEVSTLLGRMPSAVGYQPTLADEMGELQERITSTRGRSITSLQAIYVPADDYTDPAPATTFAHLDATTELSRPISQKGIYPAVDPLTSTSRILEASIVGERHFAVANEVKRILQKYKELQDIIAILGMDELSEEDKVLVGRARRLEKFLGQNFIVAEKFTGQVGSVVPLEQTIDDFDRVCKGEFDHFPEQAFNSCGGLDDVEAAAKKIAGK; from the coding sequence ATGACCGCAGCTGTCACCCAAGACAACACGAGTCGGACCGGCGCAAACACAGGTCGCGTCGTCCGAGTCATCGGCCCCGTCGTGGACGTCGAGTTCCCGCGTGGCTCGATCCCCGACCTGTTCAACGCCTTGCACGCCGAGATCACGCTGACCTCGGTGGCCAAGACCCTGACCCTCGAGGTCGCCCAGCACCTCGGCGACGGCATCGTCCGCTGCATCTCGATGCAGCCGACCGACGGCCTGGTCCGTAGCGCGCCGGTCACCGACACCGGCAAGCCGATCTCGGTGCCGGTCGGCGACGTCGTCAAGGGCCACGTCTTCAACGCGCTCGGCGACTGCCTCGACACCCCCGGCCTCGGCCGGGACGGCGAGCAGTGGGGCATCCACCGCAAGCCCCCGTCATTCGATCAGCTCGAGGGTAAGACCGAGATCCTGGAAACGGGCATCAAGGTCATCGACCTGCTCACCCCGTACGTGAAGGGTGGCAAGATCGGCCTGTTCGGTGGCGCCGGCGTCGGCAAGACCGTGCTCATCCAGGAGATGATCACCCGTATCGCGCGGGAGTTCTCCGGTACCTCCGTGTTCGCCGGCGTCGGCGAGCGCACCCGTGAGGGCACCGACCTGCGCCTGGAGATGGAAGAGATGGGCGTCCTCCCGGACACCGCCCTCGTCTTCGGCCAGATGGACGAGCCGCCGGGCACCCGTATGCGCGTCGCCCTCTCGGCCCTCACCATGGCCGAGTACTTCCGCGACGTGCAGCACCAGGACGTGCTGCTGTTCATCGACAACATCTTCCGGTTCACCCAGGCCGGTTCCGAGGTCTCGACCCTGCTCGGTCGTATGCCCTCGGCCGTCGGTTACCAGCCCACGCTGGCCGACGAGATGGGTGAGCTGCAGGAGCGCATCACCTCGACCCGTGGTCGGTCGATCACCTCGCTGCAGGCCATCTACGTGCCCGCCGACGACTACACCGACCCGGCCCCGGCGACCACCTTCGCCCACCTCGACGCGACGACCGAGCTCTCCCGCCCGATCTCGCAGAAGGGCATCTACCCGGCCGTCGACCCGCTGACCTCGACCTCCCGCATCCTGGAGGCCTCGATCGTCGGCGAGCGGCACTTCGCCGTGGCCAACGAGGTGAAGCGGATCCTGCAGAAGTACAAGGAACTGCAGGACATCATCGCCATCCTCGGCATGGACGAACTCTCCGAAGAGGACAAGGTCCTCGTCGGCCGCGCCCGTCGCCTGGAGAAGTTCCTCGGCCAGAACTTCATCGTGGCCGAGAAGTTCACCGGCCAGGTCGGTTCGGTGGTTCCGCTGGAGCAGACCATCGACGACTTCGACCGGGTCTGCAAGGGCGAGTTCGACCACTTCCCGGAGCAGGCGTTCAACTCCTGCGGTGGCCTCGACGACGTCGAGGCGGCCGCGAAGAAGATCGCCGGAAAGTAG
- a CDS encoding F0F1 ATP synthase subunit epsilon — MSEMSVDLVAVERLLWSGQATFVSAQTTEGQIGIMPGHEPLLGQLVEGGIVSIVDTDGQRIVAAVHGGFFSVTATTVRVLAESAEFADEVDVEAARRVLADSAASEEDQLAAQAQVRAVEQTANA; from the coding sequence ATGTCGGAAATGTCAGTTGATCTCGTCGCGGTCGAACGACTGCTCTGGTCCGGCCAGGCGACGTTCGTCAGCGCGCAGACGACCGAGGGCCAGATCGGCATCATGCCGGGCCACGAGCCGTTGCTCGGCCAGCTGGTCGAGGGTGGCATCGTGTCCATCGTCGACACCGACGGTCAGCGGATCGTCGCGGCGGTGCACGGCGGCTTCTTCTCGGTGACCGCTACCACGGTCCGGGTCCTGGCCGAGTCCGCGGAGTTCGCGGACGAGGTCGATGTCGAGGCGGCACGTCGCGTGCTGGCCGACTCGGCGGCCAGCGAAGAGGACCAGTTGGCGGCGCAGGCCCAGGTGCGCGCGGTGGAGCAGACCGCGAACGCCTAG
- a CDS encoding DUF2550 domain-containing protein, with translation MVLLIILVLTLVFLALASTYRLIMLRRGGTAAILRVLPARGGQGWRHGLIRYDEDRLVFFKLTSLKLGPDCTIHRQGIEIGDRRAPVGDEYDIMTDDIAVIAVTDRDGSYELALDRASRTAFLSWVESRPSDRTRRMR, from the coding sequence ATGGTTCTCCTGATCATTCTGGTGCTCACGCTCGTGTTCCTCGCCCTGGCCTCGACCTATCGCCTGATCATGTTGCGGCGCGGCGGAACCGCCGCGATCCTGCGGGTTTTGCCCGCGCGCGGTGGTCAGGGCTGGCGGCACGGACTGATCCGCTACGACGAGGACCGATTGGTCTTTTTCAAGCTGACGAGTCTGAAACTCGGACCCGACTGCACGATTCACCGCCAGGGCATCGAGATCGGCGATCGCCGCGCTCCGGTCGGCGACGAATACGACATCATGACCGACGACATCGCGGTGATCGCGGTGACCGATCGCGACGGCAGTTACGAGCTGGCCCTGGATCGCGCCTCGCGCACCGCATTTCTGTCCTGGGTGGAGTCGCGCCCCTCCGACCGCACCCGCCGGATGCGCTAG
- a CDS encoding cob(I)yrinic acid a,c-diamide adenosyltransferase has product MSVHLTRIYTRTGDDGTTGLSDFSRVAKTDPRLVAYADCDETNAAIGVAIALGQPADELRAVLLQIQNDLFDAGADLSTPVVAAPKYPPLRITQLYIDRLEGWCDEFNAELPALNSFILPSGTPLAALLHTARTVARRAERAAWAAIETHPEDTNVLPAKYLNRLSDLLFILSRVANPGGDILWKPGGTRSST; this is encoded by the coding sequence GTGAGTGTGCACCTGACGCGGATCTACACGCGAACCGGCGACGATGGGACCACGGGTCTCAGCGATTTCTCGCGGGTCGCGAAGACCGACCCGCGCCTGGTCGCCTACGCCGACTGCGACGAGACGAACGCCGCCATCGGGGTGGCGATCGCGCTCGGACAGCCCGCCGACGAGTTGCGCGCGGTACTCCTGCAGATACAGAACGATCTGTTCGACGCGGGCGCCGACCTGTCCACCCCGGTGGTCGCGGCGCCGAAGTACCCGCCGCTGCGCATCACCCAGCTCTACATCGACCGGCTGGAAGGCTGGTGCGACGAGTTCAATGCTGAACTGCCCGCACTGAATTCGTTCATCCTGCCGAGCGGCACGCCGCTGGCGGCGCTGCTGCACACGGCGCGCACGGTGGCGCGACGCGCCGAACGCGCGGCCTGGGCCGCCATCGAGACACACCCGGAGGACACGAATGTGCTTCCGGCCAAATATCTGAATCGCCTCTCGGACCTGCTGTTCATCCTGAGCCGCGTGGCGAATCCCGGCGGCGATATCCTGTGGAAGCCCGGCGGAACCAGGTCGAGCACCTGA
- the murA gene encoding UDP-N-acetylglucosamine 1-carboxyvinyltransferase: MERFLVTGGNRLVGEVAVGGAKNSVLKLMAAALLAEGTTTITNCPDILDVPLMGDVLRGLGCDVAIDAGTVTIDTPAEPKYHADFPAVTQFRASVCVLGPLMARCKRAVVALPGGDAIGSRPLDMHQAGLRLLGATSEIEHGCVVARADELQGAKIRLDFPSVGATENILMAAVLAEGETVIDNAAREPDIVDLCNMLVQMGARITGAGTSVLTVQGVKRLSPTTHRVIGDRIVAATWGIAAAMTMGDVRVTGVNPKHLSLVLDKLRSAGARISFEQDGFRVVQAERPRAVNFSTLPFPGFPTDLQPMAIGLAAIADGTSMITENVFEARFRFVEEMIRLGADARTDGHHAVVRGIPRLSSAPVWSSDIRAGAGLVLAGLVAEGTTEVHDVFHIDRGYPKFVEQLQALGGEVTRVGAAE, encoded by the coding sequence ATGGAACGGTTTTTGGTTACCGGCGGGAATCGACTCGTCGGTGAAGTCGCGGTGGGAGGCGCCAAGAACAGCGTCCTCAAGCTGATGGCCGCTGCCCTGCTGGCCGAGGGCACCACCACGATCACGAACTGCCCGGACATTCTCGACGTGCCGCTGATGGGCGACGTGCTGCGCGGCCTCGGCTGCGACGTCGCGATCGATGCGGGAACGGTCACCATCGACACCCCGGCGGAGCCGAAGTATCACGCGGACTTCCCCGCGGTGACGCAGTTCCGCGCGTCGGTGTGTGTGCTCGGCCCGCTGATGGCGCGCTGCAAGCGAGCGGTGGTCGCGCTGCCGGGTGGGGACGCGATCGGTTCGCGTCCGCTCGACATGCACCAGGCCGGCTTGCGGCTGCTCGGCGCGACCAGCGAGATCGAGCACGGCTGCGTCGTGGCGCGCGCCGACGAGCTGCAGGGTGCCAAGATCCGGCTCGACTTCCCGTCGGTGGGCGCCACCGAGAACATCCTGATGGCCGCGGTGCTCGCCGAGGGCGAGACCGTCATCGACAACGCCGCCCGCGAACCCGACATCGTCGACCTCTGCAACATGCTGGTGCAGATGGGCGCCCGGATCACCGGCGCAGGTACCTCGGTGCTCACCGTGCAGGGGGTCAAGCGGCTCTCGCCGACCACGCACCGGGTGATCGGTGACCGGATCGTCGCCGCCACCTGGGGTATCGCCGCCGCCATGACCATGGGCGACGTCCGGGTGACGGGCGTGAACCCCAAGCACCTGTCCCTGGTGCTGGACAAGCTGCGTTCCGCGGGCGCGCGGATCTCGTTCGAGCAGGACGGTTTCCGCGTCGTGCAGGCCGAGCGGCCGCGCGCGGTCAACTTCTCGACGCTGCCGTTCCCCGGCTTCCCCACCGACCTGCAGCCGATGGCGATCGGCCTGGCCGCCATCGCCGATGGCACGTCGATGATCACCGAGAACGTCTTCGAAGCGCGTTTCCGTTTCGTGGAGGAGATGATCCGGTTGGGTGCCGACGCGCGCACCGACGGGCATCACGCTGTGGTGCGCGGTATTCCGCGCCTGTCGAGCGCGCCGGTGTGGTCCTCCGATATTCGGGCCGGCGCCGGATTGGTACTCGCCGGCCTGGTTGCCGAGGGCACCACCGAGGTGCACGACGTCTTCCACATCGACCGTGGCTACCCCAAATTCGTTGAGCAGCTACAGGCTCTGGGTGGGGAAGTGACCCGGGTCGGCGCCGCGGAATGA